The stretch of DNA CGACCCAGAGCGGTCCCGTCTCGCCGGCCCGCGCCATCTCCATGGCCTGCGTGCTCGTCGAGCCGAGGCTGTCATGGACCTCGAGACGGTATCCCGCGGCCTTGGCCGCGGGGTCGAGCACGAAGGTCATGCGGCTAGAACAGCGACTTCGCGGCAGCCCCGGCAATGCCGACCAGCGGGGCCGGCATGAGCCAGAACAGCAGCACCACCACGCTCGACAGGCCGAGCACGATACGGAGCCCTGGGCCCATCGGCTCGTAGGCCTCGGCCGGCTCGTCGAAATACATCACCTTGACGAGGCGCAGGTAGTAATAGGCGCCGACCACGCTGGTCACCACGCCGATCACCGCCAGGGTCACGAGGTTCGCCTTGATGGCGGCGGCGAAGACGTAGAACTTGGCGAAGAACCCGGCGAGCGGCGGGATGCCGGCAAGCGAGAACATCATCATGGCGAGCAGGAACGCCACCAGGGGATGGGTGCGCGACAGGCCCGACAGGTCGTCGATGGTCTCGTACATCTTGCGGCCGCGGCGCAGCGACAGGATCACCGCGAAGGCGCCCAGCGTCATGGCGAGGTAGATCGCCATGTAGATCACGACGCCGCGCACCCCCTCCTGCGTGCCGGCGGCGAGCCCGATGAGCGCGTAGCCGACATTCGCGATCGAGGAATAGGCCATCAGGCGCTTGAGGCTGCGCTGGCCGATCGCCGCGAAGGAGCCGAGCGCCATCGAGGCGATCGACACGAAGACGATGATCTGCTGCCATTCCGGCGTGATGACCGGGAAGGCGCCGATGAAGACGCGCACGGCCATCGCCATCGCGGCCATCTTGGGAGCCGACGCGAAGAAGGCGGTGACCGGGGTCGGGGCGCCCTCGTAGACGTCCGGCGTCCACATGTGGAACGGCACGGCGGCGAGCTTGAACGACACGCCGGCGGCGACGAACACCACGCCCAGCACGACGCCGAGGCCCGAGCCCTCGCGGAGCGCGGTGACGATGTGCGGGAACGACACGGTGCCGGTGAAGCCGTAGACCAGCGAGGCGCCGTAGAGCAGCATGCCCGAGGAGAGCGCGCCGAGCACGAAGTACTTCAGGCCGGCCTCGGTCGAGCGCACGTCGTCGCGGTGGAACGAGGCGATGACGTAGGCCGCCAGGCTCTGCAGCTCCAGGCCCATGTAGAGCGCGATCAGATCGTTGGCCGAGGCCATGATCATCATGCCGATCGTCGCGAGGACGACCAGGATCGGGTACTCGAAGCGGGCGATGCGCTCGCGCTCGAAATGCTCCTTGGCGAGCAGGATGGCGGCGGCCGACCCGATCAGGGTCAGGGCCTTCATCACCCGGGCGAACCCGTCGACGATGAAGGAGCCGTTGAAGGTGGTGACCTTGGTGCCGAAGGGCTGGCTGACCACCGCGAACAGGGCGAGGATCAGCAGCATGAGGGCGCCGACGCTGACGCCCTCGGTGGAGCGCTCGCCCTTGAAGGCGCCGTAGAGGATGAGCACCAGGACGCCGACCGAGAGGATCAGCTCCGGCAAGGCGGGCCCGATGGCGGGCATGACGATCTGAGCGGCGTTCATCGCGAAGAACTCAGTGCGGGACCGGCAGCGCCGCGGCAGCGGTCTGGGTCGTGGAGAGGGCGGCGCGCATGCCTTGCATCAGCGCGTCGGTCGAGGGCGCGAAGACGTCGAGGATCGGGCCGGGATGGACGCCGTAATAGATCGTCAGCACCACGAGCGGGGCGAGGATCAGCATCTCGCGGCGGTCGAGGTCGGTGATCCCCTGCAGGCTCGGCTTCTCGAGCTTGCCGTAGACCACCCGGGCGAACAGCCACAGGGCGTAGGCCGCCGACAGGATGATACCGAAGACCGAGAAGAACGACACCATCGGGTTGGCCCGGAAGGCGCCCATCATCGCCAGGAACTCGCCGACGAAGCCCGAGGTGCCCGGCAGGCCGACATTGGCCATGGTGAACACCATCATGGCGACGGCGTAGAGCGGCATCCGCTTCACCAGGCCGCCATAGGCCGAGATCTCGCGGGTATGCATCCGGTCGTAGATCACCCCGACGCAGAGGAAGAGCGCGCCCGACACGATGCCGTGCGAGATCATCAGGAACAGGGCGCCCTGGATGCCCTGCTCGTTGAGCGTGAACAGGCCGAGCGTCACGAAGCCCATATGGGCCACCGACGAATAGGCGATCAGCTTCTTGATGTCGGTCTGCACCAACGCGACCAGCGACGTGTAGATGATCGCCACCACCGACAGCGTGTAGACCATCGGGGCGAAGTAGTGGGACGCGTCCGGGAACATCGGCAGCGAGACCCGAATGAAGCCGTAGCCGCCCATCTTCAGCAGGATGCCCGCCAGGATGACCGAGCCGGCGGTCGGCGCCTCGACGTGGGCGTCGGGGAGCCAGGTATGGACCGGCCACATCGGCATCTTCACCGCGAAGGAGGCGAAGAAGGCGAGCCAGAGCCAGATCTGCATGTTCGCCGGGAAGCGGGTCTGCAGCAGGGTCGGGATGTCGGTCGTGCCGGCCTGCCAGTACATCGCCATGATGGCGAGCAGCATCAGCACCGAGCCGAGCAGGGTGTAGAGGAAGAACTTGAACGACGCATAGATCCGGCGCTTGCCGCCCCAGATGCCGATGATGAGGAACATCGGGATCAGGCCGGCCTCGAAGAACAGGTAGAAGAGCACCAGGTCGAGGGCGCAGAACACGCCGATCATCGTGGCCTCGAGGACCAGGAACGCGACGAAGTACTCCTTCACCCGGTGCTCGATCGACAGCCAGGAGGCGCCGACGCAGAACGGCATCAGGAAGGTGGTGAGCAGGACGAGCGGCATCGAGAAGCCGTCGACGCCGAGCTTGAACCGGATCGTCTCCGTCAGCCAGGCATGGCTCTCGACGAGCTGGAACTGCGCCGTCGAGGTGTCGTAGCGGCCCCAGGCGACCAGGGACAGCAGGAAGGTGGCGAGCGTCGCGATGAGCGCCGCCCAGCGGGCGTTGCGCCGGACCGATTCGTCGTCGCCGCGGAGCGTGAGGATGAACGCGGCGCCGACGAGCGGCAGGATGATGAGGCCGGAGAGGATCCCGAGGCCGAGCATGATTCTCTGTTCTCCGGTCAGGTCAGTGGGTGGCCGCGGAGACGCCGGTGATCAGGTACCAGCTCACCAGGGCCGCGACGCCGACCAGCATCACGAAGGCGTAATGGTAGACGTAGCCGGTCTGGAAACGGACCACGCCGCGGGTGATGTCGACGACGCGGGCGGCGATGCCGTTGGGGCCCATGCCATCGATGATGCGGCCGTCGCCGACCTTCCACAGGAACTCGCCGAAGCCCTTGGCCGGGCGGACGAAGACCCGGTCGTAGATCTCGTCGACGTACCACTTGTTGAGCAGGAAGCGGTACAGCAGCGGCTGGCTCTCGGCGAGCCGGTGGGCCGTGCCGGGCCGGCGGATATACATCCAGTAGGCGAGCAGGAAGCCGAGTACCAGCATCACGAAGGGCGAGTGCTGCACCCAGGCCGGCGAATTGTGGATGTCGTGCATGATGTGGTTGTCGGGGCCGTGCGCGAGCGCGCCCTTCCAGAACTCGTCCATGCCCTCGCCGATGAAGCGGTTCTTGAACACCAGGCCGGCGAAGAGCGCGCCGAGCGCCAGGACCGCGAGCGGGATCGTCATCACCCGCGGGCTCTCGTGCGGGGTATGGGCGTGGTGGTCGTGGTGCTCGATCGCCGAGTGCGAGGCGGGCTCGATGTCGTGGCCCTTGTCGTCGTGGGCGACGCCCTCGTGGTGGCCCGGGGCACCATCCGCCTGCGCCGAGGCGTGGGCGACCGCGTGATGGCCGTGCGCGTCGGCATGGTGGTCTTCGTGACCGTGAGCATGGGCGTTCTGCCAGCGGGCAGGCCCCTCGAAGGTCATGAAGAACAGGCGCCAGGAGTAGAACGACGTCATGAAGGCCGCGATGACGGTCGCCAGGAAGGCCAGCACGTGACCCGGCCGGGTCGACATGTAGGCCGCCTCGATGATCGCGTCCTTCGAGTAGAAGCCCGCGGTGAACGGGAAGCCGATCAGCGCCAGGGTCCCGATCGCCATCATGGCGGTGGTGAAGGGGATGTAGCGGCGCAGGGCGCCCATGTTCCGCATGTCCTGCTCGTGGTGCATCGCGTGGATGACCGAGCCGGCGCCGAGGAACAGCAGCGCCTTGAAGAAGGCGTGGGTGAAGAGGTGGAACACGCCCGCCGCGTAGGCGCCGACGCCGAGCGCGACGAACATGTAGCCGAGCTGCGAGCAGGTCGAGTAGGCAATGACCCGCTTGATGTCGTTCTGGACGAGGCCGACGGTGGCGGCGAAGAAGGCGGTGATGCCGCCGATCACCGTCACGACGATCAGCGCGTTGGGCGCGGCATCGAAGAGCGGCGACAGGCGGGCGACCATGAACACGCCGGCGGTCACCATGGTGGCGGCGTGGATCAGCGCCGAGACCGGGGTCGGGCCCTCCATCGCGTCCGGCAGCCAGGTGTGCAGCAGGAACTGCGCCGACTTGCCCATGGCGCCCATGAACAGCAGCAGGCAGCAGATGGTCAGCGCGTTCCAGTCGTAGCCGAGCAGGTGGAACGTCGCGTCCTTGAGCTCCGGCACCTTGGCGAAGATGGCGTCGTAGGAGACCGCGCCGAACAGCACGAAGCAGAGGAAGATGCCCAGCGAGAAGCCGAAATCGCCGACGCGGTTGACGATGAACGCCTTCATCGCCGCGGCGTTGGCCGAGGGCTTCTCGTACCAGAAGCCGATCAGCAGGTACGAG from Methylobacterium aquaticum encodes:
- the nuoN gene encoding NADH-quinone oxidoreductase subunit NuoN; amino-acid sequence: MNAAQIVMPAIGPALPELILSVGVLVLILYGAFKGERSTEGVSVGALMLLILALFAVVSQPFGTKVTTFNGSFIVDGFARVMKALTLIGSAAAILLAKEHFERERIARFEYPILVVLATIGMMIMASANDLIALYMGLELQSLAAYVIASFHRDDVRSTEAGLKYFVLGALSSGMLLYGASLVYGFTGTVSFPHIVTALREGSGLGVVLGVVFVAAGVSFKLAAVPFHMWTPDVYEGAPTPVTAFFASAPKMAAMAMAVRVFIGAFPVITPEWQQIIVFVSIASMALGSFAAIGQRSLKRLMAYSSIANVGYALIGLAAGTQEGVRGVVIYMAIYLAMTLGAFAVILSLRRGRKMYETIDDLSGLSRTHPLVAFLLAMMMFSLAGIPPLAGFFAKFYVFAAAIKANLVTLAVIGVVTSVVGAYYYLRLVKVMYFDEPAEAYEPMGPGLRIVLGLSSVVVLLFWLMPAPLVGIAGAAAKSLF
- a CDS encoding NADH-quinone oxidoreductase subunit M translates to MLGLGILSGLIILPLVGAAFILTLRGDDESVRRNARWAALIATLATFLLSLVAWGRYDTSTAQFQLVESHAWLTETIRFKLGVDGFSMPLVLLTTFLMPFCVGASWLSIEHRVKEYFVAFLVLEATMIGVFCALDLVLFYLFFEAGLIPMFLIIGIWGGKRRIYASFKFFLYTLLGSVLMLLAIMAMYWQAGTTDIPTLLQTRFPANMQIWLWLAFFASFAVKMPMWPVHTWLPDAHVEAPTAGSVILAGILLKMGGYGFIRVSLPMFPDASHYFAPMVYTLSVVAIIYTSLVALVQTDIKKLIAYSSVAHMGFVTLGLFTLNEQGIQGALFLMISHGIVSGALFLCVGVIYDRMHTREISAYGGLVKRMPLYAVAMMVFTMANVGLPGTSGFVGEFLAMMGAFRANPMVSFFSVFGIILSAAYALWLFARVVYGKLEKPSLQGITDLDRREMLILAPLVVLTIYYGVHPGPILDVFAPSTDALMQGMRAALSTTQTAAAALPVPH
- the nuoL gene encoding NADH-quinone oxidoreductase subunit L → MYHAIVFLPLIGFLIAGLFGRRIGPRASEVVTTGILVFVALLSWVAFFEVTGGHGHGATTHHVATWFTAGGLTVDWAFRADTLTAVMLVVVNSVSALVHLYSMGYMHEDPHRPRFFAYLSLFTFAMLMLVTSDNLVQMFFGWEGVGLASYLLIGFWYEKPSANAAAMKAFIVNRVGDFGFSLGIFLCFVLFGAVSYDAIFAKVPELKDATFHLLGYDWNALTICCLLLFMGAMGKSAQFLLHTWLPDAMEGPTPVSALIHAATMVTAGVFMVARLSPLFDAAPNALIVVTVIGGITAFFAATVGLVQNDIKRVIAYSTCSQLGYMFVALGVGAYAAGVFHLFTHAFFKALLFLGAGSVIHAMHHEQDMRNMGALRRYIPFTTAMMAIGTLALIGFPFTAGFYSKDAIIEAAYMSTRPGHVLAFLATVIAAFMTSFYSWRLFFMTFEGPARWQNAHAHGHEDHHADAHGHHAVAHASAQADGAPGHHEGVAHDDKGHDIEPASHSAIEHHDHHAHTPHESPRVMTIPLAVLALGALFAGLVFKNRFIGEGMDEFWKGALAHGPDNHIMHDIHNSPAWVQHSPFVMLVLGFLLAYWMYIRRPGTAHRLAESQPLLYRFLLNKWYVDEIYDRVFVRPAKGFGEFLWKVGDGRIIDGMGPNGIAARVVDITRGVVRFQTGYVYHYAFVMLVGVAALVSWYLITGVSAATH